From one Asterias amurensis chromosome 10, ASM3211899v1 genomic stretch:
- the LOC139943347 gene encoding uncharacterized protein: MNTLATIVVLMSLIAGMSALTCNTCGWLTGASDDSCLDEFDATASNSSVTCASGFDSCSKSVTKVDGTVTILARGCSASCSEACVSLFSLEGCTYCCSTDDCNSATSVTLSIAVMAATVIGAYVAQ, translated from the exons ATGAATACCCTTGCAACAATTGTCGTTCTGATGAGCCTTATAG cTGGTATGAGTGCCCTGACGTGTAACACGTGTGGTTGGCTAACCGGTGCCTCCGACGATTCATGCCTTGATGAATTCGATGCCACCGCTTCTAACAGCTCAGTCACATGTGCGTCTGGATTTGATTCGTGTAGT AAATCTGTAACAAAGGTTGATGGCACAGTAACTATTCTAGCTCGTGGTTGCTCAGCATCTTGCTCCGAGGCCTGTGTTTCCCTCTTCAGCCTTGAAGGATGTACCTATTGCTGCTCTACCGATGATTGCAACAGCGCAACCTCAGTCACCTTGAGCATTGCTGTCATGGCCGCTACCGTAATCGGTGCTTATGTAGCACagtaa
- the LOC139943022 gene encoding uncharacterized protein, which translates to MVKAGVDSAEVTGNVSYTDVTCDKYCIKVEVTLGSKFKDNPNYLQSVARTCGSQCIDHCYPITNPSTYVQQEVCVNCCETDLCNGAGAVNFNLLAYVVLSSIVFCVREMS; encoded by the exons ATGGTGAAGGCGGGAGTGGATAGCGCTGAAGTGACTGGTAACGTGTCTTATACTGACGTCACGTGCGATAAATACTGCATT aaagtaGAAGTCACCCTTGGGTCCAAGTTCAAAGACAATCCCAATTACTTACAGTCTGTAGCCCGCACGTGTGGATCCCAATGCATCGACCATTGTTACCCAATTACGAATCCGTCAACGTATGTTCAACAGGAGGTGTGCGTCAATTGTTGTGAAACGGATTTGTGTAACGGAGCAGGCGCAGTGAACTTTAACCTTTTAGCATATGTTGTGCTGAGTtctattgtgttttgtgttagggaAATGAGTTAG